The following are from one region of the Arcobacter defluvii genome:
- a CDS encoding 2-hydroxymuconate tautomerase: MPIATINIIEGRSDEKKEKLIEKVSLAIAESLDAPLESVRVIINEMPKQHFGIGGKSVKKLGK, from the coding sequence ATGCCAATAGCTACAATAAATATTATTGAGGGAAGAAGTGATGAAAAAAAAGAGAAACTAATTGAAAAAGTTTCTCTTGCAATTGCTGAATCGCTTGATGCACCACTTGAAAGTGTTAGAGTAATCATAAATGAAATGCCAAAACAACACTTTGGTATTGGTGGGAAAAGTGTCAAAAAATTGGGGAAATAA
- a CDS encoding acetaldehyde dehydrogenase (acetylating) — protein sequence MEKINCALIGSGNIGTDLMYKLQRSKILNPLWMVGIDPDSDGLKKAKEAGMKITHEGVDGLLPFIKEDGVKIAFDATSAYVHGENNRKLAELGVKVIDLTPAAIGPFCVPSVNIDELLAQNTQNVNMVTCGGQATIPMVAAVSSVQAVDYAEIIATVASKSAGPGTRANIDEFTETTKLGIEKVGNVKKGKAIIILNPAEPPLMMRDTVHCQTVAQPNKEAITKSVHEMVKKVQQFVPGYKLKNGPIFDGKKVSIYLEVEGLGDYLPKYAGNLDIITAAATNIAEKMAEKIKGE from the coding sequence ATGGAAAAAATTAATTGTGCTTTAATTGGGTCTGGTAATATTGGAACAGATTTAATGTATAAACTTCAAAGAAGTAAGATTTTAAATCCTTTATGGATGGTTGGAATTGACCCTGATTCAGATGGATTAAAAAAAGCAAAAGAAGCTGGAATGAAAATAACACATGAAGGTGTTGATGGATTACTTCCTTTTATCAAAGAAGATGGGGTAAAAATTGCTTTTGATGCAACATCAGCTTATGTTCATGGTGAAAATAATAGAAAATTAGCTGAACTTGGAGTTAAAGTTATAGATTTAACACCAGCAGCTATTGGACCATTTTGTGTACCTTCTGTGAATATTGATGAATTATTAGCACAAAATACACAAAACGTAAACATGGTAACTTGTGGTGGACAAGCAACTATTCCTATGGTTGCTGCTGTATCTTCTGTTCAAGCAGTTGATTATGCAGAGATTATTGCAACAGTTGCATCTAAATCAGCAGGTCCTGGAACTCGTGCAAATATTGATGAGTTTACAGAAACTACAAAATTAGGAATTGAAAAAGTTGGAAATGTAAAAAAAGGTAAAGCTATTATTATTTTAAATCCAGCAGAGCCTCCACTTATGATGAGAGATACTGTTCATTGTCAAACAGTTGCCCAACCAAATAAAGAAGCAATTACTAAATCAGTTCATGAAATGGTAAAAAAAGTACAACAATTTGTACCAGGATATAAACTAAAAAATGGACCAATTTTTGATGGTAAAAAAGTTTCTATTTACTTAGAAGTTGAAGGATTAGGAGATTATTTACCAAAATATGCAGGTAACTTAGACATTATCACAGCAGCTGCAACAAACATTGCAGAAAAAATGGCTGAAAAAATCAAAGGAGAATAA
- a CDS encoding malate dehydrogenase — translation MGYKKVGIVGIGNVGSSIAYNLALKNICNKILLKDLREDFTKAIALDISQAISSVNSKTIIEAVHSDEKFKDCDIVVITAGIARKPGMSRDDLLFTNAKIMNLIVQNVAKYNKDAILVIVSNPLDAMVYSALKASNFPRNKVLGMAGILDSSRMAYFIKEKIGYKKIEAMVLGGHGDDMVPLIKETKVDGVPLDEVLNENEIKNIIQKTRNGGIEIVKLLQTGSAYYAPAQATVLMVESILKDKKLTYPCAIELQGEYGYENVVTGVPIVLGKNGAEEIIEKKLSKQEKIDFNNSVNSVKTLIKKLKENSLNQ, via the coding sequence TTGGGATACAAAAAAGTTGGAATCGTTGGTATTGGTAATGTTGGTTCTTCTATTGCTTATAATTTAGCATTAAAAAATATATGTAATAAAATTTTATTAAAAGATTTAAGAGAAGATTTTACAAAAGCAATTGCACTTGATATTTCGCAGGCAATTAGTTCAGTAAATTCAAAAACAATAATTGAAGCAGTACATAGTGATGAAAAATTTAAAGATTGTGATATTGTCGTAATAACAGCAGGAATTGCAAGAAAACCTGGTATGAGTAGAGATGATTTACTATTTACAAATGCAAAAATTATGAATTTAATAGTTCAAAATGTAGCTAAATATAATAAAGATGCAATTTTAGTAATTGTTTCAAATCCACTTGATGCTATGGTTTATTCAGCACTTAAAGCTTCTAATTTTCCAAGAAATAAAGTCTTAGGAATGGCTGGAATTTTAGATAGTTCAAGGATGGCATATTTTATAAAAGAGAAAATTGGATATAAAAAAATAGAAGCCATGGTATTAGGTGGTCATGGTGATGATATGGTTCCTCTTATAAAAGAGACAAAAGTAGATGGCGTTCCTTTAGATGAGGTTTTAAATGAAAATGAGATAAAGAACATTATTCAAAAAACCAGAAATGGGGGAATAGAAATAGTAAAATTATTACAAACAGGATCTGCTTATTATGCTCCTGCTCAAGCAACTGTACTTATGGTAGAATCGATTTTAAAAGACAAAAAACTTACTTATCCTTGTGCTATTGAGTTACAAGGTGAATATGGATACGAAAATGTAGTAACAGGTGTCCCTATAGTTTTAGGCAAAAATGGTGCTGAAGAAATAATTGAAAAAAAACTCTCTAAACAAGAAAAAATTGACTTTAATAATTCTGTTAATTCAGTAAAAACTCTAATAAAAAAACTAAAAGAAAATAGCTTAAACCAATGA
- a CDS encoding catechol 2,3-dioxygenase → MGIMRIGHIDINVLDINVSREYYVNIMGMNITREDSDGTLYLKCWDEWDKYSLILRPSDEATFNRVAYKVKNDSDIDDLKEKIEAYGIETEILPEGTIVECGRVLKFNAPSGHEFNLYAHKTFLGKDVGSTNPRPWPFEGRGIKAHWIDHVLLMCQGPEGVMASTKFFQEVLEFDLAEQVTVGPNGSLQAATWLSRTSTPHDVAFVAGPEIGMHHFAFFLDGWNDILRAADVMAMHNVKIDVTPQRHGITRGETIYFFDPSGHRLETFAGLGYLMQPDMPTITWTEDELWRGIFYHTGQENGAFTTAYTLSAYK, encoded by the coding sequence ATGGGAATTATGAGAATAGGACATATTGATATAAACGTACTTGATATAAACGTATCTAGAGAATATTATGTAAATATTATGGGAATGAATATAACTAGAGAAGATAGTGATGGTACATTGTATTTGAAATGCTGGGATGAGTGGGATAAATATAGCTTGATTTTAAGACCAAGTGATGAAGCAACATTTAATCGTGTAGCTTATAAAGTAAAAAATGATTCAGATATTGATGATTTAAAAGAAAAAATCGAAGCATATGGAATTGAAACTGAAATTTTACCAGAAGGAACTATTGTTGAATGTGGAAGAGTTCTAAAATTTAATGCTCCAAGTGGACATGAATTTAACTTGTATGCTCATAAAACTTTTTTAGGTAAAGATGTTGGTTCAACAAATCCAAGACCTTGGCCTTTTGAAGGTAGAGGAATAAAAGCCCATTGGATTGATCATGTTTTATTAATGTGCCAAGGACCAGAAGGGGTTATGGCTTCAACTAAGTTTTTTCAAGAAGTTCTAGAGTTTGATTTAGCAGAACAAGTGACAGTTGGACCAAATGGTTCATTACAAGCTGCAACTTGGTTGTCAAGAACTTCAACTCCCCATGATGTTGCATTTGTTGCAGGTCCAGAAATTGGTATGCATCACTTTGCCTTTTTCTTAGATGGATGGAATGATATCTTAAGAGCAGCAGATGTTATGGCTATGCATAATGTAAAAATTGACGTGACACCTCAAAGACATGGAATTACAAGAGGAGAAACTATTTATTTCTTTGACCCATCAGGACATAGACTTGAAACATTTGCAGGACTTGGATATTTAATGCAACCTGATATGCCAACTATTACATGGACAGAAGATGAGTTATGGAGAGGAATTTTTTACCATACAGGTCAAGAAAATGGTGCTTTTACAACAGCATATACACTTTCAGCTTATAAATAA
- the dmpG gene encoding 4-hydroxy-2-oxovalerate aldolase, whose protein sequence is MNLKGKKVTIHDMSLRDGMHSIRHQFTLDQMAAMSKAMDEAGVPMIEVTHGDGLGGSSLNYGYGLHTDEEWIECAVSNVKNAKVSALLLPGIGIVKDLERAVKKGISTVRVATHCTEADVSAQHIKAAVSMGLDTVGFLMMAHMVTPEKLLQEAAKMVSYGAKTIYATDSAGYMLPDDVSARISILKKEFGDDIELGFHGHNNMSMGVANSLAAIEAGATRIDASLAGFGAGSGNTATEVLVAVLNRMGVETGIDLHKIEDAAEDIALPIMGKPTRISRDSITLGYAGVYSSFLLFARRAEEKYGIDARTLLLELGRRGMVGGQEDMIEDLALDMAKERGLI, encoded by the coding sequence ATGAATTTAAAAGGTAAAAAAGTAACAATTCATGATATGTCTTTAAGAGATGGTATGCACTCTATTAGACATCAATTTACATTAGACCAAATGGCTGCGATGTCTAAAGCTATGGATGAAGCTGGTGTTCCTATGATTGAAGTAACTCATGGTGATGGACTTGGTGGTTCATCTTTAAATTATGGATATGGTTTACATACTGATGAAGAGTGGATTGAATGTGCGGTTTCAAATGTAAAAAATGCAAAAGTTTCTGCTCTTTTACTTCCTGGAATTGGAATTGTAAAAGATTTAGAAAGAGCTGTTAAAAAAGGTATTTCAACTGTTAGAGTTGCAACTCATTGTACAGAAGCAGATGTTTCAGCTCAACATATAAAAGCTGCTGTTTCTATGGGACTTGATACAGTTGGATTTTTGATGATGGCACATATGGTAACTCCTGAAAAATTACTTCAAGAAGCAGCAAAAATGGTTTCTTATGGAGCAAAAACTATCTATGCAACGGATTCAGCTGGATATATGTTACCTGATGATGTAAGTGCAAGAATATCAATTCTTAAAAAAGAGTTTGGTGATGATATTGAGTTAGGTTTTCATGGTCATAACAATATGTCAATGGGTGTTGCAAACTCACTTGCTGCTATTGAAGCAGGAGCAACTAGAATTGATGCTTCACTTGCTGGTTTTGGAGCAGGTTCAGGAAATACTGCAACTGAAGTTTTAGTTGCTGTATTAAATAGAATGGGTGTTGAAACAGGAATTGATTTACATAAAATCGAAGATGCAGCTGAAGATATTGCATTACCAATTATGGGAAAACCTACAAGAATTTCAAGAGATTCTATTACTTTAGGATATGCTGGAGTTTACTCATCATTTTTATTATTTGCAAGACGTGCAGAAGAAAAATATGGAATTGATGCAAGAACACTTTTATTAGAACTAGGAAGAAGAGGAATGGTAGGTGGACAAGAAGATATGATTGAAGACTTAGCATTAGATATGGCAAAAGAGAGAGGATTAATATAA
- a CDS encoding 2Fe-2S iron-sulfur cluster binding domain-containing protein produces MKHNILVKNKDKERSCSEDKNLMSSLSVCTDLVPRGCHNGACGVCKILVHNGDYEKTKMNRKHISEEEEDSNIVLACRTFPKSDMEIEFISKPKTQLYTIGN; encoded by the coding sequence GTGAAGCATAATATCTTAGTGAAAAATAAAGATAAAGAGAGATCTTGTAGTGAGGATAAAAATCTTATGAGTTCATTATCTGTTTGTACAGATCTTGTACCAAGAGGATGCCATAATGGTGCTTGTGGTGTTTGTAAGATTTTGGTACATAATGGTGATTATGAAAAAACGAAAATGAATAGAAAACATATTTCAGAAGAGGAAGAAGATTCTAATATAGTTTTAGCTTGTAGAACTTTTCCAAAAAGTGATATGGAAATTGAGTTTATTTCAAAACCAAAAACACAGCTTTATACAATAGGCAATTAA
- a CDS encoding GlcG/HbpS family heme-binding protein — protein sequence MNTIVEKTISRQAAFTACLSAIEKAEELNIAISVSVTDNKGLEMAFIRMENSFIHSIDIAKDKAYTSASFGFDTAQWTTIFKSMPHLEHGFSNRQRLIPFGGGMPIFENGIKVGAIGVSGGTEEEDIICAKYAIEKIGLK from the coding sequence ATGAATACTATAGTTGAAAAAACTATATCAAGACAAGCAGCCTTTACGGCTTGTCTTAGTGCTATTGAAAAAGCAGAAGAGTTAAATATAGCGATAAGTGTTTCAGTTACTGATAATAAAGGTTTAGAAATGGCTTTTATTAGAATGGAAAATTCATTTATTCATTCAATAGATATTGCTAAAGATAAGGCTTATACAAGTGCTAGTTTTGGATTTGATACAGCTCAATGGACTACAATTTTTAAAAGTATGCCTCATTTGGAACATGGATTTTCAAATAGACAGAGGTTAATTCCTTTTGGAGGAGGGATGCCGATTTTTGAAAATGGTATTAAAGTTGGAGCTATTGGTGTTTCAGGTGGAACTGAAGAAGAAGATATTATATGTGCAAAATATGCAATTGAAAAAATAGGATTAAAATAA
- a CDS encoding fumarylacetoacetate hydrolase family protein, whose translation MTKDKIEKYGNELYEALKGNYAIDPISSRETDATIEDAYAIQHHFLKRRMEDDNSKIIGKKIGVTSKVVMDMLGVHQPDFGYLLSDMIYSDGDEINVTNGMIQPKAEGEIAFVLKEDLMGPGVTTADVLRVTKFVMPCFEIVDSRIKDWKIKIQDTVADNASCGYIVFGGKGVDPRDVDLTTCGITLECNGELLHTGAGAAALGSPVNAVAWLANTLGSFGVGLKAGEVILSGALCAMVTIKPGDNMTINIGGIGSASCRFV comes from the coding sequence ATGACAAAAGATAAAATAGAAAAATATGGAAATGAATTATACGAAGCATTAAAGGGAAATTATGCAATTGACCCAATAAGTTCTAGAGAAACAGATGCAACAATTGAAGATGCTTATGCAATACAACATCATTTTTTAAAAAGAAGAATGGAAGATGATAATTCAAAAATTATTGGTAAAAAAATAGGAGTTACTTCAAAAGTAGTTATGGATATGTTAGGTGTTCATCAACCAGATTTTGGATACCTTTTATCTGATATGATTTATTCTGATGGTGATGAGATAAATGTAACAAATGGGATGATTCAACCAAAAGCAGAAGGTGAGATAGCTTTTGTTTTAAAAGAAGATTTAATGGGACCAGGTGTTACAACAGCTGATGTTTTAAGAGTTACAAAATTTGTAATGCCTTGTTTTGAAATAGTTGATTCAAGAATCAAAGATTGGAAAATAAAAATTCAAGATACAGTTGCTGATAATGCTTCTTGTGGATATATTGTATTTGGTGGAAAAGGTGTTGATCCAAGAGATGTTGATTTGACAACTTGTGGAATAACTTTAGAGTGTAATGGTGAGTTATTACATACAGGTGCTGGTGCAGCAGCACTTGGAAGTCCAGTAAATGCAGTTGCTTGGCTTGCAAATACGCTTGGTTCTTTTGGTGTTGGTTTAAAAGCTGGAGAAGTTATCTTATCAGGTGCTTTATGTGCAATGGTAACAATAAAACCAGGTGATAATATGACTATAAATATAGGTGGAATTGGTTCTGCTTCGTGTAGATTTGTATAA
- a CDS encoding PAS domain-containing sensor histidine kinase produces MIKFDFFLNTNKMAKRFSITYIFTGLLGVIFLDKFIKIYLENNSISLNSIFTFNIFFIISTGIIIYLTINHMQKVIKNVEEAYNDLKEKDRLAPYEFALDHSVDEIHWFTLEGKFIYVNESTCKKDGYTKEEFENMYLEDIDPNFTRQTSPICMNEIKNTPNWRIESTHRRKDGSVYPVEVSGHAFTYNGKEYICAFARDMTQRIKNRNKITTMNEELQKSLKEKEILLKEIHHRVKNNMEIISSLLNMQAYKSDDKKFKDSMKESRSKIHAMALVHEFLYLGENLAYINVNEYIEKLLEDIKELYISQNTHITIDLNLDVMEFSINRCIQVGMLLHELCVNALKYAFKEDRDNLLCVHMKLIEDKIHIKIRDNGDGLKNINSLEKSDSIGMQLVHSIVDFQLHGTIEFKNNKGLECNIIFPKKEIK; encoded by the coding sequence ATGATAAAATTTGACTTTTTTTTAAATACAAATAAAATGGCAAAAAGGTTCTCTATAACCTATATTTTTACAGGTTTATTAGGAGTAATTTTTTTAGATAAATTCATAAAAATCTATTTAGAAAATAATTCTATTTCTTTAAATAGTATCTTTACTTTTAATATATTTTTTATAATTTCCACAGGAATTATCATCTATTTAACTATTAATCATATGCAAAAAGTTATAAAAAATGTAGAAGAAGCTTACAATGATTTAAAAGAAAAAGATAGATTAGCTCCATATGAATTTGCACTTGATCATTCAGTTGATGAAATACATTGGTTTACTCTTGAAGGAAAATTTATCTATGTAAATGAATCTACTTGTAAAAAAGATGGTTATACAAAAGAAGAGTTTGAAAATATGTATTTAGAAGATATTGACCCAAATTTCACAAGACAAACTTCACCTATATGTATGAATGAAATAAAAAATACTCCTAACTGGAGAATAGAATCAACCCATAGAAGAAAAGATGGTTCTGTTTATCCTGTTGAAGTTTCAGGTCATGCCTTTACATATAATGGTAAAGAGTATATTTGTGCCTTTGCAAGAGATATGACTCAAAGAATAAAAAATAGAAATAAAATAACAACGATGAACGAAGAGTTACAAAAATCTCTAAAAGAAAAAGAGATTTTATTAAAAGAAATTCACCATAGAGTAAAAAACAATATGGAAATTATCTCATCATTACTTAATATGCAAGCATATAAATCAGATGATAAAAAATTTAAAGATTCAATGAAAGAGAGCCGAAGTAAAATCCATGCAATGGCTTTAGTTCACGAGTTTTTATACCTGGGAGAGAATTTAGCTTATATAAATGTAAATGAATATATAGAAAAGTTACTAGAAGATATAAAAGAGTTATATATTTCACAAAATACTCATATAACAATAGATTTAAACCTCGATGTTATGGAGTTTTCAATAAATAGATGTATTCAAGTGGGAATGTTGTTACATGAGTTATGTGTAAATGCTTTAAAATATGCATTTAAAGAGGATAGAGATAATTTATTATGTGTTCATATGAAATTAATTGAAGATAAAATTCATATAAAAATCCGAGATAATGGAGATGGCTTAAAAAATATAAATTCCTTAGAAAAATCTGACTCAATCGGTATGCAATTAGTTCATTCCATAGTTGATTTTCAACTTCATGGAACTATAGAATTTAAAAATA
- the dmpH gene encoding 2-oxo-3-hexenedioate decarboxylase, with amino-acid sequence MALDKSTIEKLAKHCEDAELKAYEITKITDDYPDMTYEDAYDIQWTARAAKEARGHKIVGMKMGLTSQAKMKQMGVPNPCYGYLADYFSFGDGAEIKIDELIHPKVEAEIAFVLKNDLEGPGCHIGDVLAATDFVMPAVEIIDSRYKDFKFDLKSVIADNSSSSRYVTGGRMRDIKDLDLKTLGVVMEINGEIVQLGAGAAVLGHPATSIAMLANMLSERGEKLKAGEYILSGAITAAVSVKKGDNVTVKFQDLGSLSFRFV; translated from the coding sequence ATGGCACTAGATAAATCAACAATAGAAAAATTAGCAAAACATTGTGAAGATGCTGAATTAAAAGCGTATGAAATCACTAAAATTACAGATGATTATCCAGATATGACTTATGAAGATGCTTATGATATTCAATGGACAGCAAGAGCTGCAAAAGAAGCAAGAGGTCATAAAATTGTTGGTATGAAAATGGGGCTAACTAGCCAAGCAAAAATGAAACAAATGGGTGTTCCAAATCCTTGTTATGGTTATTTAGCTGATTATTTCAGTTTTGGTGATGGAGCTGAAATTAAAATTGATGAGTTAATTCATCCAAAAGTTGAAGCTGAAATAGCTTTTGTACTTAAAAATGACTTAGAAGGACCTGGTTGTCATATTGGAGATGTTTTAGCTGCAACTGATTTTGTTATGCCAGCTGTTGAGATTATTGATTCAAGATATAAAGATTTTAAATTTGATTTAAAATCAGTTATTGCTGATAACTCTTCATCTTCAAGATATGTAACAGGTGGAAGAATGAGAGATATTAAAGATTTAGATTTAAAAACTCTTGGTGTTGTAATGGAAATAAATGGAGAGATAGTTCAACTTGGAGCTGGTGCTGCTGTTTTAGGACATCCTGCAACATCAATTGCAATGCTTGCAAATATGCTAAGTGAAAGAGGTGAAAAACTAAAAGCTGGTGAATATATCCTTTCAGGTGCAATTACTGCTGCTGTTAGTGTAAAAAAAGGTGATAATGTAACTGTTAAGTTCCAAGATTTAGGCTCTTTATCATTTAGATTTGTATAA
- a CDS encoding 2-hydroxymuconic semialdehyde dehydrogenase, whose amino-acid sequence MKKVQHYINGQFIDSQCGEFFDNFNPATAELISKVALGREAEVNAAVAAAKAALTGEWGQMKLNDRVALMYEVADEINRRFDDFLEAECLDTGKPYSIARHIDIPRGGANFKVFADTMKSYADEAYRADTPDGKKMLNYSMRKPKGVIAVISPWNLPLLLMTWKVGPAMACGNSVVVKPSQVTPTTTSLLGEVMSKVGVPAGAYNVVQGKGSITGNLLTAHKDIDAITFTGETVTGEMIMKACSVGVRDVSLELGGKNPAIIFADCDMQKAVHETTRSCFANSGQVCLGTERVYVQRPIFDEFVAKLKESASKLKLGVQHDESVDMGPLVSAAHRDKVLEFYEIAKKEGANVVLGGGAPKMEGALSNGFWVEPTIWTGLPESATVVQQEVFGPCCHITPFDIEEDAIRMANDTKYGLASTIFTENLDKAHRVASQIDSGIVWINSWFLRDLRTPFGGMKASGIGREGGHHSLEFYTELKNICIKM is encoded by the coding sequence ATGAAAAAAGTACAACACTATATAAACGGACAATTTATAGACTCACAATGTGGTGAGTTTTTTGATAACTTTAACCCAGCAACAGCAGAACTAATCTCTAAAGTTGCACTAGGAAGAGAAGCAGAAGTAAATGCAGCAGTTGCAGCAGCAAAGGCAGCACTTACAGGTGAATGGGGACAAATGAAGTTAAATGATAGAGTTGCTTTGATGTATGAAGTTGCAGATGAAATTAATAGAAGATTTGATGATTTTTTAGAAGCAGAGTGTTTAGATACTGGAAAACCATACTCAATTGCAAGACATATTGATATTCCAAGAGGTGGAGCAAATTTCAAAGTATTTGCTGATACTATGAAATCTTATGCAGATGAAGCATATAGAGCAGATACTCCTGATGGCAAAAAAATGTTGAATTATTCTATGAGAAAACCAAAAGGTGTAATTGCTGTTATTTCTCCTTGGAATTTACCATTATTACTTATGACTTGGAAAGTAGGTCCTGCTATGGCTTGTGGAAACTCAGTTGTAGTTAAACCATCACAAGTTACTCCTACAACAACTTCACTCCTAGGGGAAGTTATGAGTAAAGTTGGAGTTCCAGCAGGTGCTTATAATGTTGTTCAAGGAAAAGGAAGTATTACAGGAAACTTACTAACAGCTCATAAAGATATTGATGCAATTACATTTACAGGTGAAACTGTAACAGGTGAGATGATTATGAAAGCTTGTTCTGTTGGTGTAAGAGATGTATCTTTAGAACTTGGTGGTAAAAATCCAGCAATTATTTTTGCAGATTGTGATATGCAAAAAGCAGTACATGAAACAACAAGATCTTGTTTTGCAAATTCTGGACAAGTATGTTTAGGAACTGAAAGAGTTTATGTTCAAAGACCTATTTTTGACGAATTTGTTGCAAAATTAAAAGAATCAGCAAGTAAGTTAAAACTTGGTGTTCAACACGATGAATCAGTTGATATGGGACCACTTGTAAGTGCAGCTCATAGAGATAAAGTTTTAGAGTTTTATGAAATTGCTAAAAAAGAGGGTGCAAATGTAGTTTTAGGTGGTGGTGCTCCTAAAATGGAAGGTGCTTTATCAAATGGATTCTGGGTTGAGCCAACTATTTGGACTGGACTTCCAGAAAGTGCAACAGTTGTTCAACAAGAGGTATTTGGACCTTGTTGTCATATAACTCCTTTTGATATAGAAGAAGATGCAATTAGAATGGCAAATGATACAAAATATGGATTAGCTTCTACAATTTTTACTGAAAATTTAGATAAAGCTCACAGAGTTGCAAGTCAGATTGATTCTGGAATTGTATGGATAAATTCTTGGTTCTTAAGAGATTTAAGAACACCATTTGGTGGTATGAAAGCTTCAGGAATTGGAAGAGAAGGTGGACATCATTCACTTGAATTCTATACAGAATTAAAAAATATTTGTATAAAAATGTAA